A stretch of DNA from Methylobacterium sp. CB376:
GCGTGCGGGCGATCAGGGCGGGCCACAGGGCCGGGTCGCGCGGGCCGGTGTAGAGCACCGCCGTCGCCCCGCGCGCCCAGGGATCCTGGATCCCGACGCCCAGCGTGTAGGTCCAGTTCATGGTGCCGGCATGCAGCACGACGTCGTCCCCGGTGAGCCCGAGCCAGTGGTCGTGCATCGGGCGCCGGCCCCAGACGGCGCGGTGGGCGTGCAGCACGCCCTTCGGCCGGCGCGTCGTGCCCGAGGTGTAGACGAGGGAGGCCGGGTCCTCGGCCGCGGTGTCGGCGTAGGCGGCGAGCGGCGTCCCGGCCCGCAGGCGCGCCACGTCGGCGGGCCGCAGCAGCGCGCGGCCGCGCAGGGAGGCGGGATCGAGGGGGCAATCCTCCGCCGCCACCACCGCGGCGGCTCCCGAATCCTCCAGCAGGAAGGCCGCCTCGGCGGGGGTGAGCTGGGGCGAGGAGGGCTGCGCCACCAGCCCGGCGGCCAGCGCCGCGAAGTACACGATCGCGTAATCGGCGTCGTTGCCCATGCGGATCATCACCCGGCTGCCCGGCGCGAGGCCGAGGGCGAGCAGGCCCGCCGCGACGGCGCGCACCGCCCGGTCGATCTCACCGTAGCTCAGCACCTGCGCGGCCCCGCCCTCCCCCGCGAGGATCAGGGCGGGCTTGTCGGGATGACGGCGCGCCTGCGCCTCCAGGCAGTGGCGCGCGGCGTTGAAGCGGGTCGGGGGCGGGTCGGAGGACGGGCTGGATGCGGACGGGGCGAGCACGGCGATCTCCGGGCCGGGGCGGATCCGCCGTCTTACGCATCCGCACGGCGGCCGTCATCCATCCGACAAACCGCCCCGCTTGCGCCCGCAGGGCTCCTTTTCGTCAGAAATCGTCCCCCGGCTCGTCCATTCTTTCGCCTCCCCTACGTCAGTCGCGCGGCACCAGATCGGCGCCATGACGGCGATCAGATCCGGCACATCACTTCACGATGATTTTACTTCCTCGGTAGAAATCTGCCCGCATCCCGCATCAGGGGCAGGGTCATGGCGGTGTTCGCAAGTCTCCGGGCTCGTCTTCCGGCCATGACGGTCGGCCTCGCGCTCCTCAGCGCCGGCGTCATGGGGAGCCTGAGCTGGTACGCGGCCCGGGCGGGGCTGGTGGACTCCGCCCAGGAGCGCCTCGCCTTCGCGGCGACGGCCCGCAAGACCGGGATCGAGCTGGCGGCGGCGCGCCTCGTCGACGAGGTGCAGGCCCTGGCGAGCCTGCCGCAGGTCGCCGCGAACCTGCCGGACCTGATCGAGACCCTGGACCCCGGCAAGCCCGACTTCGACGCGGTGGTGAGGGCCTTCACCGCCCCCGCGACGGTCGAGGAGCGCCTCGCCCTCGACGGCGCCGGCACCGGGATGATGTACGGGCGCCGCCACGCCAAGGTGCAGGAGGCCGCCCGCCGCGTCGCGGCGCGCCCGGGCATCGCCGACGTGCTCTTCGTCGAGGAGGGCGGGCGGGTCGTCTACACGGCCGCCAAGGGCGCGGATTTCGCCAAGACGGTCTCCGACCCGTCCCTCGCCGGCACGGCGCTCGCGGGCCTCGTCGCGCGGCCGAGGGCGACCGGATGATGGCCGACACCATGCGCCGCTGGGGCCGGTCCGGGGCGGCGGCGGGCGCCCGAACCCCTCCGGCAACCCGTCCAACGACGGCTACGATTACGGCAGGGGACAATCCGCCCCGACACTCTACAGCCCCCACCACAATGACAGCCCCTATTGAGGAAGTAAGCCCGCCGGCCTGCTCCCGCCCGGTGCGGGCGGAAGACCTGTCCCGGCCGGGGCCTGGGCCCGCCGCGCGGGCCCGCAGCCGGCCGGCGGGGCGCCGGGACTTGTCGGATTGCCGCCATTCCGCCGCTCCGCCGCGGCCCGGGCGAGAACAGCGCTTGAAGCGCGGCCGGTTCTCGCCAAAAGTTCCCTCCTCCGCTCGGATGCGCGAATGGCCGGCTGCGGGAGGGGGGGCCATGCAGGTTCGGTTCTTCGGGACACGGGGCTCCCTGCCGATCCCAGGTCCGCGCACGATCCGCTACGGCGGCAACACCTCCTGCGTGGCGGTGCGCACGGCGCGCGGCACGCTCGTGATCCTCGACATGGGCACGGGCGCCTACGCCCTCGGCCAGGAACTCGCCGCGGCGGGCCGGCCCCTGCGCGGCCACGTCCTCATCACCCACACGCACTGGGACCACATCCAGGGCGTGCCGTTCTTCGCGCCCTTCTTCGCGCCGGGCAACGAGTGGGACATCTACGCGCCGCGCGGCCTCGGGGCCTCCCTGCGCGAGACCCTCTCGGGACAGATGCAGTACAGCTACTTCCCGGTCTCCCTGGAGCAGCTCGGCGCCACCATCCGCTACCACGAACTCGTCGAGGGCGAATTGTCCCTCGGCGAGGGCGACGACGTCGCGGTCGAGACCCACTACCTCAACCACCCGGCCCTGACGCTCGGCTACCGCCTCACCGCCGACGGGGCGACGCTGGTCTACGCCCTCGACCACGAGCCCTTCTGCACCGCCGCCGCGGACGGCACCGCCCCGCCCGAGGGGCTCGACCGCCGCCACGCCGAGTTCCTGCGCGGGGCCGACCTCGTGATCCACGACGCGCAATACACCGCCGCCGAGTACCAGGCGAAGCTCGGCTGGGGCCACAGCACCGTCGAGTACGCCCGCCGCGTCGCCCGGGAGGCGGGGGCGGCGCGGCTCGCCCTGATGCACCACGACCCCCAGCGCGACGACGACAGCCTGGACGCCCTGGTGGCGCGGTACCGCGTCGAGGATCTCGACCTCTTCGCCGCCGCCGAGGGGCAGGCGATCGACCTCGCGGCGGCCCGGCAATCCGCGCCGGCGGCGGCCCGCGCCCGCTCGGCGCGCGAGGCGGTGGGCTCGGCGCTCGCGGCGCAGTCGGTGGTGATCGCCGCCGCCGACCCGGGCGAGGCCGAGCGCCTCGCCGCCCTCCTGCGC
This window harbors:
- a CDS encoding MBL fold metallo-hydrolase, translated to MQVRFFGTRGSLPIPGPRTIRYGGNTSCVAVRTARGTLVILDMGTGAYALGQELAAAGRPLRGHVLITHTHWDHIQGVPFFAPFFAPGNEWDIYAPRGLGASLRETLSGQMQYSYFPVSLEQLGATIRYHELVEGELSLGEGDDVAVETHYLNHPALTLGYRLTADGATLVYALDHEPFCTAAADGTAPPEGLDRRHAEFLRGADLVIHDAQYTAAEYQAKLGWGHSTVEYARRVAREAGAARLALMHHDPQRDDDSLDALVARYRVEDLDLFAAAEGQAIDLAAARQSAPAAARARSAREAVGSALAAQSVVIAAADPGEAERLAALLRGDGVAVHETALTAEAVARAVRQHRPALAVIENGAEPAERLAALCAAVRALGPAGQDLPIVLVSRSGDRRGDEAIGISDRLVTPFTPSYARTRLRAWLMRTACRWARAAKPPREAERLAALHGLGLLDTPPEERFDRLVTLAAQSLATPFAALSLVDRDRQWFKAKAGFPFRETPRDASLCAHAVAASDGSGARLPLVVPDTLLDSRFADNPAVVGPPYLRFYAGQPLILAQGHCIGTLCVADTRPRFLDADGETLLRWLADLALREIERSPPV